The following coding sequences are from one Gammaproteobacteria bacterium window:
- a CDS encoding outer membrane protein transport protein → MKRKFKAPSVKKNLGITLVSGALLYSSMSFASNFQSFIGINYSNPAELAFLVKNLQMIASYNEATPDIKFKGTVVVPDPFGLNNNIINSGTSTNIGEFTSCYGRFANRFSEYVVAGIDITQPFNSITEYPRDSLSRYSTTKTAITSVDYAPNIAFQFPYLKQLAFGAGVDIMQVWAALDKMYPSLTIPFGTGPDIGIQNHANTWTEGWHAGVAYNPVKGTYLGLSYYSVTTPLLKGESRFSGFPTSYNTFARLKLPATTSATATQYLSEDLLVRLQARFTEWSRLNKVVLNGIAGPSDDATGLVLLNYKNTWEVDLSSRYNVTKKIYVGGLVAYDQTPTNDRDRALGLPEVDRMNFAALVGYRFTKILSAEINYVHVYFVETTPLNNVSPNDATSTRGSADVSANIIGARVTVEL, encoded by the coding sequence TTAAGGCTCCTTCAGTAAAGAAAAACTTGGGTATTACCTTGGTTTCAGGCGCCTTGCTCTATTCCTCCATGAGTTTTGCAAGTAACTTCCAAAGCTTTATCGGAATTAACTATTCCAACCCTGCGGAATTAGCTTTCTTAGTTAAAAACCTGCAAATGATTGCTTCTTATAATGAAGCCACACCCGATATCAAATTTAAAGGTACGGTAGTAGTACCCGATCCTTTTGGTTTAAATAATAATATTATAAATTCCGGAACCTCCACAAATATCGGTGAATTCACTTCATGCTATGGACGTTTTGCCAACCGATTCAGTGAATATGTAGTTGCAGGCATTGATATCACTCAGCCATTTAATAGCATAACGGAATACCCGAGAGATTCGTTGAGCAGATATTCTACGACCAAGACTGCCATAACCAGTGTCGATTATGCGCCAAATATTGCTTTTCAATTTCCTTATTTAAAACAACTCGCCTTTGGTGCAGGGGTTGACATAATGCAAGTATGGGCGGCATTAGACAAAATGTACCCCTCCCTGACTATCCCATTTGGCACAGGACCTGACATTGGTATTCAAAATCATGCTAATACGTGGACAGAAGGTTGGCATGCCGGTGTAGCGTATAATCCAGTTAAAGGCACCTATCTTGGACTCAGTTATTATTCCGTAACGACACCATTACTCAAAGGTGAAAGTAGGTTTTCTGGCTTCCCAACTTCCTATAATACCTTTGCCAGGTTGAAACTTCCCGCTACGACATCAGCTACCGCTACCCAATACTTGAGCGAAGACTTATTAGTAAGATTACAAGCCCGCTTCACAGAATGGAGCAGACTCAACAAGGTGGTATTAAATGGTATAGCAGGACCTTCAGATGATGCTACTGGCCTCGTGCTTTTGAACTACAAAAACACCTGGGAAGTAGATTTAAGCTCCCGCTATAATGTAACGAAGAAAATATATGTCGGTGGCTTGGTAGCTTACGATCAAACACCTACGAATGATAGAGACCGTGCTCTTGGTCTTCCTGAAGTAGATCGAATGAATTTTGCCGCACTTGTGGGTTATCGATTTACCAAAATTCTTTCTGCAGAAATAAACTATGTCCACGTCTATTTTGTTGAAACCACTCCCCTTAACAATGTGAGCCCTAATGATGCAACGAGCACACGAGGTAGCGCTGATGTTTCTGCAAATATAATTGGCGCAAGAGTCACTGTAGAATTATAG
- a CDS encoding tryptophan/tyrosine permease, with protein MDSKLIGGILLIVGTSIGAGMLGLPIAAAELGFVGSLIFLLVCWLIMVVGALYLLEVNLWLPINSNLISMAKATIGPLGQGLAWLTYLLLLYSLLCAYIAGGSDLFHNVLEASGLDLPLWVSSISFTLLFGFIVYGGIRVVDFVNRGLMFVKFGAYIILVLLLFPFISVDKLTAGNLTYLSSATVLTVTITAFGYGTIIPSLRVYFMGDARKLKIAIIIGSLIPLVCYIIWDAVIMGVIPLNGENSLINILNSPQSVSDLVNTLSKLIGKEFIIFFIKLFTSICVVTSFLGVSLCLTDFFSDGLQLEKKGYNNIIIHAVTFLPSLIIALYFPNVFIKALKYAGINCIILLVLLPAWMAWNGRYRRGIAEGFRVGGGKIFLISFIVLALILILRSVSGS; from the coding sequence ATGGATTCTAAATTAATCGGTGGAATTCTGCTTATTGTGGGCACATCTATTGGCGCCGGAATGCTGGGGTTGCCTATTGCCGCGGCCGAGCTTGGCTTTGTCGGCTCCTTAATTTTTTTATTAGTTTGCTGGCTGATCATGGTAGTAGGGGCACTTTATTTACTCGAAGTAAATCTCTGGCTGCCGATTAATAGCAATTTAATTTCTATGGCTAAAGCAACCATCGGTCCACTGGGACAGGGGCTCGCTTGGCTCACCTACCTTCTTCTGCTCTACTCTCTTCTTTGCGCCTACATAGCGGGGGGCAGTGATTTATTTCATAATGTACTGGAAGCAAGCGGTCTAGATCTACCTCTCTGGGTATCCTCCATTTCATTTACCTTACTCTTTGGCTTTATTGTGTATGGCGGTATCCGCGTCGTTGACTTTGTTAACCGAGGACTCATGTTCGTTAAGTTTGGCGCATACATAATATTAGTATTGCTGCTCTTCCCTTTCATCTCAGTAGACAAACTTACTGCAGGTAATCTTACCTACCTCTCCTCTGCTACGGTATTGACTGTCACTATCACTGCATTTGGCTATGGCACCATTATTCCTAGTTTACGTGTCTACTTTATGGGAGACGCTCGAAAATTGAAGATTGCCATTATTATAGGCAGTTTGATTCCGCTGGTTTGCTATATTATTTGGGATGCCGTCATTATGGGTGTCATTCCACTTAATGGGGAAAACAGCTTAATAAATATTTTAAATTCCCCCCAATCAGTCAGTGATTTAGTCAATACATTGAGTAAATTAATCGGCAAAGAATTTATTATATTTTTTATTAAACTTTTCACATCGATTTGTGTAGTCACTTCTTTTCTTGGGGTGTCATTATGTTTAACAGATTTTTTTTCTGATGGTTTGCAATTAGAAAAAAAGGGCTACAACAATATCATCATTCATGCCGTAACTTTTTTGCCCTCATTAATCATCGCTCTCTATTTCCCTAATGTGTTTATTAAAGCCCTTAAATATGCGGGAATTAACTGCATTATTTTGCTGGTATTATTACCTGCATGGATGGCGTGGAATGGACGTTACCGTCGAGGTATTGCTGAGGGATTCCGCGTGGGAGGCGGCAAAATATTTTTGATTTCCTTTATAGTATTGGCGCTCATTCTTATTCTACGTAGTGTCTCTGGATCGTAA